ACCTTTGACAGGTTTGTTTCTTGTCTATATTTTTTCGAATCTGAATAATGTAAGAATTATCGTCATCGCAGCACCCAGCAGTAAACCGGGAACAGGATGGGGATCCTGCCTCGGCGAAAATCGCGCCTTGCCCTGTCGGCAGCGCGCCAGACAACAACAAAAACCGAGGTTTTCAATGACAACTGCGTTACAGCAACCTTCGCTCTCGAGCCAGTGCCTGGCCGAGTTTCTGGGTACTGCACTCCTGATCTTTTTCGGTACGGGTTGTGTCGCCGCGCTCAAGGTCGCGGGCGCCAGCTTCGGTCTGTGGGAAATCAGCATCATCTGGGGCGTCGGCGTCAGCATGGCGATCTACCTCACCGCCGGCGTTTCCGGCGCGCATCTGAACCCTGCCGTGAGTATTGCCCTGAGCATTTTCGCCGACTTCGAAAAACGCAAACTGCCGTTCTACATTCTGGCCCAGATCGCCGGCGCCTTCTGCGGCGCGCTGTTGGTTTACACGCTGTACAGCAACCTGTTCTTCGATTACGAACAAACTCACCATATGGTTCGCGGCACTGAAGCCAGCCTCGAACTGGCGTCGGTCTTCTCCACCTTCCCGAACCCGGCGCTGTCGACTGCCCAGGCGTTTCTGGTCGAGATGATCATCACCGCGATCCTGATGGGCGTGATCATGTCCCTGACCGACGACAACAACGGCTTGCCGAAAGGCCCGCTGGCGCCGCTGCTGATCGGTCTGCTGATTGCCGTGATCGGCAGTTCGATGGGCCCGCTGACCGGTTTCGCGATGAACCCGGCCCGGGACTTCGGTCCGAAACTGATGACTTTCTTCGCCGGCTGGGGTGAAATTTCCTTCACCGGCGCACGTGAAATCCCGTACTTCCTGATTCCGATTTTTGCACCGATTGTCGGTGCCTGCCTCGGCGCTGCCGGGTATCGCGGGCTGATTGCCCGTCACCTGACCGGCGCCACACCTGCTACAAAGGATGCAGAACCGGCCATTGACGGCAAACCAAGAACTTCTTGAAACAGTCGGCGCGGGCTCCTGCCCTTATAGAGCCCGCGCCACGGCCCACTCTCCCTTATTTCGTCCAAGGCAATCGACATGACCGACATTCAGAATAAGAACTACATCATTGCCCTCGATCAGGGTACGACCAGCTCCCGCGCGATCATTTTCGACCGCGACGCGAACGTGGTCTGCACCGCACAACGGGAATTCGCCCAGCATTACCCGCAAGCCGGTTGGGTCGAACACGACCCGATGGAAATCTTCGCCACCCAGAGCGCGGTGATGGTCGAAGCGCTGGCCCAGGCCGGTCTGCATCACGATCAGGTCGCCGCCATCGGCATCACCAACCAGCGTGAAACCACTGTGGTCTGGGACAAGACCACCGGCCGCCCGGTGTACAACGCGATCGTCTGGCAATGCCGCCGCAGTACCGAGATCTGCCAGCAGCTCAAGCGCGACGGGCATGAAGACTACATCCGCGACACCACCGGCCTGGTCACCGACCCGTACTTCTCCGGCACCAAGCTGAAATGGATCCTCGACAACGTCGAAGGCAGCCGTGAACGTGCGCGCAACGGCGAACTGCTGTTCGGCACCGTCGACAGCTGGCTGATCTGGAAATTTACTGGCGGCAAAGTGCACGTCACCGACTACACCAACGCCTCGCGCACCATGCTCTTCAACATCCACACCCTGGAGTGGGACGCGAAGATGCTGGAGATCCTCGACATCCCGCGCGAGATGCTGCCGGAAGTCAAAGCCTCCTCGGAAATCTACGGTCGCACCAAAAGCGGTATCGCCATCGGCGGTATCGCCGGCGACCAGCAGGCCGCGCTGTTCGGCCAGATGTGCGTCGAGCCGGGCCAGGCGAAAAACACCTACGGCACCGGTTGCTTCCTGCTGATGAACACCGGCGACAAAGCGGTGAAATCCCAGCACGGCATGCTTACCACTATCGCTTGCGGCCCGCGCGGCGAAGTGGCTTACGCACTGGAAGGCGCCGTGTTCAACGGCGGTTCGACCGTACAGTGGCTGCGCGATGAACTGAAAATCGTCAACGACGCCCACGACACCGAATACTTCGCCAATAAAGTGAAGGACAGCAACGGCGTCTATCTGGTGCCAGCCTTCACCGGCCTCGGCGCTCCCTACTGGGACCCGTATGCCCGTGGCGCCCTGTTCGGCCTGACCCGTGGCGTGCGTGTGGATCACATCATCCGCGCGGCGCTGGAATCGATTGCCTACCAGACCCGCGACGTCCTCGACGCCATGCAACAGGACTCCGGCGAACGCCTCAAGGCTCTGCGCGTGGACGGCGGTGCAGTGGCGAACAATTTCCTCATGCAGTTCCAGGCCGACATCCTCGGCACTCAGGTCGAGCGTCCGAAAATGCGCGAAACCACGGCGCTGGGCGCAGCTTACCTGGCCGGTCTGGCGTGCGGGTTCTGGGGCAGCCTGGAAGAACTGCGCGGCAAGGCAGTGATCGAGCGCGAGTTCGAACCGAGCCTGGACGAAGCGGCAAAAGAGAAGCTGTATAAAGGCTGGAAAAAAGCCGTCAGCCGTACCCGTGACTGGGAACGTGAGGACGCTGAATAAGCCAGTCTGAGGACTGGTAACGGCATGTAACTGGTCGGGAGCGGATTCCTGCGGCATCATGGGCAAATTTTGCACGGCAGCCCAAAGGAAGCCCCATGAATCTGCCTCCCCGTCAGCAGCAAATCCTCGAGCTGGTCCGCGAACGCGGCTATGTGAGCATCGAGGAAATGGCCACGCTGTTCGTTGTTACCCCGCAAACCATCCGCCGCGATATCAATCAACTGGCGGAAGCCAATCTGCTGCGTCGCTACCACGGCGGCGCCGCTTATGATTCCAGTGTCGAAAACACCGCCTATGCGATGCGCGCCGATCAGATGCGCGATGAAAAGCAACGCATCGGCGAAGCCATCGCCGCACAGATTCCCGATCACGCCTCGCTGTTCATCAACATCGGCACCACCACCGAATCGATTGCCCGCGCCCTGCTCAATCACAGCCACCTGAAGATCATCACCAACAACCTGCACGTCGCTTCGATGCTCAGCGCCAAGGATGATTTCGATGTGCTGCTGACCGGCGGCAATGTGCGTCGCGACGGCGGCGTGGTGGGCCAGGCGAGCGTGGACTTCATCAACCAGTTCAAGGTCGACTTTGCACTGGTGGGCATCAGCGGCATCGACGAAGACGGCAGCCTGCTCGATTTCGATTACCAGGAAGTGCGGGTGTCCCAGGCAATCATCGCCAATGCCCGGCAGGTAATCCTGGCGGCGGACTCCAGCAAGTTCGGCCGTAACGCGATGATCCGCCTCGGTCCGATCAGCCTGATCGATTGTCTGGTGACCGATCAGCAGCCGGTGCCGGCCTTGGCGCAACTGCTGAGTCAGCACAAGATTCGTCTGGAAGTCGTTTAACCCTCCTCACGCATAAGGCGCCTTCATGGGCGCCTTATGCGCATCTGATGTTCGAATATTTTCTTTTCGCCGCCCTTCGATGAGTTTTTTCAATCGAAGTCGACTGGCTGCGCGCGTCTTTATGGGCTACCATTTTCGCAAATGAACATTCATGTTCGATTTCCAAGACAGAAAATCAAAAGAGCCCGAGGCCAGCCGATGTCCACCTCTACCTTGCGTACGCCCCCTATCTCCGAGATCTACGACCTCGCCGTCATTGGCGGCGGGATCAATGGCGTGGGGATCGCAGCGGATGCCGCCGGTCGCGGTCTTTCGGTGTTCCTTTGCGAAAAGGACGACCTGGCCAGCCACACCTCGTCGGCCAGCAGCAAGCTGATCCACGGTGGCCTGCGCTACCTCGAACATTACGAATTCCGTCTGGTGCGCGAAGCCCTGGCCGAACGCGAAGTGCTGCTGGCCAAGGCCCCGCACATCGTCAAGCCGATGCGTTTCGTGCTGCCGCACCGCCCGCACCTGCGCCCGGCGTGGATGATCCGCGCGGGCCTGTTCCTTTATGACCACCTCGGCAAGCGCGAAAAACTGGCTGGCTCCAAAAGCCTGAAGTTCGGCGCCGACAGCGCGCTGAAAAGCGAAATCAGCAAAGGCTTCGAATACTCCGACTGCTGGGTCGACGACGCCCGCCTCGTGGTTCTGAACGCCATGGCCGCCCGTGAAAAAGGCGCGCACATTCACACCCAGACCCGTTGCGTCAGCGCCCGTCGCGCCAAGGGCCTGTGGCACCTGAACCTGGAACGAGCCGACGGCAGCCTGTTTTCGATCACCGCCAAAGCCCTGGTGAACGCCGCCGGCCCGTGGGTCGCCAAGTTCATCCGTGACGACCTGAAGATGGAATCGCCGTACGGCATCCGTCTGATCCAGGGCAGCCACATCATCGTGCCGAAGCTGTACGAAGGCGATCACGCGCACATCCTGCAAAACGAAGATCAGCGCATCGTTTTCACCATTCCGTACCTGAACAACCTGACCCTCATCGGCACCACCGACCGCGAGTACACTGGCGATCCGGCCAAAGTGGCGATCACCGACGGCGAAACCGATTACCTGCTCAAAGTGGTCAACGCCCACTTCAAGAAGCAGATCAGCCGTGACGACATCCTGCACACCTACTCGGGCGTACGTCCGCTGTGCAACGACGAGTCCGACAATCCTTCGGCCGTGACCCGCGACTACACCCTCGCGCTGTCCGGCAGCACTGAAGAAGCTCCGCTGCTGTCGGTGTTCGGCGGCAAGCTGACCACCTACCGCAAGCTCGCCGAGTCGGCGATGGCGCAGCTGATGCCGTTCTTCACCCAGATGCGCCCGAGCTGGACGGCCACCGCCACCTTGCCTGGCGGCGAGGACATGACCACGCCACAAGCCCTGAGCGCGCTGATCCGCGACAAGTTCGACTGGGTTCCGACCGAAATCGCCCGCCGCTGGGCCACCACCTACGGCAGCCGCACCTGGCGCATGCTCGAAGGCGTCGACACCCTGGCCGACATGGGCGAACACATCGGCGGCGGGCTCTACACCCGTGAAGTCGATTACCTGTGCAGCGAAGAGTGGGCCACCACGGCGCACGACATCCTGTGGCGTCGCAGCAAACTGGGCCTGTTCACCACGCCGGCCGAACAAGAGCGACTGGCGGCGTACCTGAACAAGGTCGAGCAGAACCGCAGCAAGATTGAAGCGGCCTGATTCATTTGTCGTTGAACAAGAAGCCCCTGAATCGAAAGATTCAGGGGCTTTTTGCATTCAGGCTGAAACAAGGTGCAATGAAGACGTTCGGTTTTCCGAACAAGACCCGTCGGTCGGTTCGGATTACCGGATCACAAACGCTGAAAAACACCATCACAAAACTTTAATCACCAACAAAATCAACCAGTTAACTTGTTGCAACTGGTCTGGCACGACTCATGCTCTACACTCCTTCGACGAATGCCTGTTGCGCCAACACAACAGGAGCCGTCAGGCATTCGAAGTACAAAGGGCCCGCTCAACCGGCTCCATAAAAAAAACAATGTCGAGGAAAATTTGATGCGCATCGTTCCCCATATCCTGGGCGCAGCCATTGCTGCCGCTCTGATCAGCACACCAGTTTTCGCTGCCGAACTCACCGGCACCCTTAAGAAGATCAACGACTCGGGCACCATCACCCTCGGGCATCGTGACAGCTCCATTCCCTTCTCCTACATCGCCGATGCTTCGGGCAAACCTGTGGGCTACTCCCACGACATTCAGGTCGCTATCGTCGAAGCCCTGAAAAAAGACCTGAACAAGCCTGACCTGAACGCCAAGTACAACCTGGTCACCTCGCAAACCCGTATTCCTCTGGTGCAGAACGGCACCGTGGACATCGAGTGCGGCTCCACCACCAACAACGCCGAACGCGCCCAGCAAGTCGACTTCACCGTCAACATCTTCGAAATCGGCACCCGCCTGCTGGTCAAGAAAGACAAGGAAGGCAAGCCGTCCTACGCCGACTTCGCCGATCTGAAAGGCAAGAACGTCGTGACCACCGCCGGCACCACCTCCGAGCGCATCATCAAAGCGATGAACGCCGACAAGCAGATGGGCATGAACGTCATCTCCGCCAAGGACCACGGTGAATCCTTCCAGATGCTGGAGAGCGGCCGCGCTGTCGCCTTCATGATGGACGACGCCCTGCTGGCCGGCGAAGAAGCCAAGGCCAAGAAGCCGGACGACTGGGTCATCACCGGTACTCCACAGTCCTTTGAAGCCTACGCGTGCATGGTTCGCAAAGACGACCCGGCCTTCAAGAAGGCTGTAGACGACGCCATCGTCGCGCTCTACAAGTCCGGCGAGATCAACAAGATCTACAGCAAGTGGTTCGAAAGCCCGATCCCGCCGAAGGGTCTGAACCTGAACTTCCCGATGAGCGAAAAGGTTAAAGAGCTGATCGCCAATCCGAGCGACAAGCCTGCGCCAGACGTAAAAATCTGACACTGATCTAACCTTGTCACCTGAGGGAGCCAATCCTCCCTCGGGCGACAGTTAATACCTGCTGGTTTCAACTGGAACACTCGACCCGGTGGTTTTCGAGCCGATCGCGTGTGCCTGACGTTCAATGTCAGACGGGAAAGGATCTTCCCCAGGCGGGCACTTGTACATCGATCGAATCGAGGGGAGACCCTAATGAATTACAACTGGGACTGGGGCGTGTTCTTCAAGTCCACCGGCGTGGGCAGCGAGACCTATCTCGACTGGTTCATTTCCGGCCTGGGCTGGACCATCGCCATCGCCGTCGTGGCCTGGATCATTGCCCTGTTGCTGGGCTCGCTGCTGGGCATCATGCGCACCGTGCCGAACCGCATCGTGGCGGGCATCGCGACCTGCTACGTCGAACTGTTCCGCAACGTGCCGCTGCTGGTTCAGCTGTTCATCTGGTACTTCCTGGTACCCGACATGCTGCCGCAGAACCTGCAGGACTGGTACAAGCAGGACCTGAACCCGACCACCTCGGCCTACCTGAGCGTTGTCGTCTGCTTGGGCCTGTTCACCGCCGCCCGGGTCTGCGAACAGGTTCGCACCGGTATCCAGGCGCTGCCGCGCGGCCAGGAATCCGCCGCCCGCGCCATGGGTTTCAAGCTGCCGCAGATTTACTGGAACGTGCTGCTGCCCCAGGCCTACCGGATCATCATTCCGCCGCTCACCTCGGAATTTTTGAACGTGTTCAAGAACTCCTCCGTGGCCTCGCTGATCGGTCTGATGGAACTGCTGGCGCAAACCAAACAGACCGCCGAGTTTTCGGCCAACCTGTTTGAAGCCTTCACCCTGGCGACCCTGATCTATTTCACCCTGAACATGAGCCTGATGCTGCTGATGCGCATGGTCGAGAAGAAAGTCGCCGTGCCCGGCCTGATCTCCGTGGGGGGTAAATAATGGAATTCGATTTCAGTGGCATCGTTCCGGCCATTCCCGGCCTGTGGAACGGCATGCTGATGACCCTCAAGCTGATGGCGCTGGGCGTGGTCGGCGGGATCATCCTCGGCACCATCCTTGCGCTGATGCGCCTGTCCCACAGCAAACTGCTGTCGAGCATCGCCGGCGCGTACGTCAACTATTTCCGTTCGATCCCGCTGCTGCTGGTGATCACCTGGTTCTACCTGGCAGTGCCGTTCGTGCTGCGCTGGATCACCGGCGAAGACACCCCGATCGGTGCGTTCACCTCGTGCATCGTGGCGTTCATGATGTTCGAAGCAGCCTACTTCTGCGAAATCGTCCGGGCCGGCGTGCAGTCGATCCCGAAAGGCCAGATGGGCGCCGCCCAGGCACTGGGCATGACCTACGGCCAGATGATGCGCCTGATCATCCTGCCCCAGGCGTTCCGCAAGATGACCCCACTGCTGCTGCAGCAGAGCATCATCCTGTTCCAGGACACGTCGCTGGTCTACACCGTGGGCCTGGTGGACTTCCTCAACGCCTCGCGCGCCAGTGGCGACATCATTGGCCGCTCGAATGAGTTCCTGATCTTCGCAGGTCTCGTGTACTTCACCATCAGCTTTGCCGCCTCGCAGCTGGTCAAGCGTCTGCAAAAAAGGTTCGCCGTATGATCTCTATCAAGAACATCAACAAGTGGTATGGGGACTTCCAGGTGCTGACCGATTGCAGCACCGAGGTCAAAAAGGGTGAAGTGATCGTGGTCTGCGGCCCGTCGGGTTCGGGCAAGTCGACCCTGATCAAGTGCGTCAACGCACTGGAGCCGTTCCAAAAAGGCGACATCGTGGTCGACGGCACATCGATTGCCGATCCGAAGACCAACCTGCCGAAACTGCGCTCGCGCGTCGGCATGGTGTTCCAGCATTTCGAACTGTTCCCGCACCTGACCATCACCGAAAACCTGACCATCGCGCAGATCAAGGTGCTGGGCCGCAGCAAGGAAGAGGCGACCAAGAAGGGCCTGCAACTGCTTGAGCGCGTCGGCCTGTCGGCTCACGCCCACAAGCACCCCGGCCAACTGTCCGGCGGTCAGCAACAGCGTGTGGCGATCGCCCGTGCGCTGGCGATGGACCCGATCGTCATGCTGTTCGACGAACCGACCTCGGCGCTGGACCCGGAAATGGTCAACGAAGTGCTCGACGTGATGGTGCAACTCGCCCACGAAGGCATGACCATGATGTGCGTGACCCACGAAATGGGCTTCGCCCGCAAAGTGGCCGACCGCGTGATCTTCATGGACGCCGGCAAGATCATCGAAGACTGCCCGAAAGAGGAATTCTTCGGCGACATCAATGCTCGCTCCGAACGCGCGCAGCATTTCCTCGAGAAAATCCTGCAGCACTAAAACCACACACCGCTCCCCAACTGTGGGAGCGGGCTTGCTCGCGAAGGGGCCGGCACTTTCAACATCATCGTTGTCTGCCCCACCGCTTTCGCGAGCAAGCCCGCTCCCACATTGAATCGATGATGATCCTGAGATTTGTGTTGTGGTTGACCCAAGGCATCTGTGATGAAATGCGACCCCTCTCTCTATCGCGCCACGCCGCCATCACTTGCCGTGAAACCCCGTCTGATCCGCCACCTGTTCCTGCCGCCGCTGGTCATCGCCCTGATGATCGGACTGGGCTACATCGGCTTCTGGACCAGCGAACATTTCGGCATCCGCAGCCTCGGCGAAAACGGCCAGCGCCAGCTGGAACTGCACGCCCGCGCGGTCGAAAGCGAGATCAGCAAATACACCTACCTGCCCAGCCTGCTGGAACTCGAATCGAGCGTTTCGCAGTTGCTCGGCGACCCGACCCCGGAACACCGGCAAACGGTCAACGATTACCTTGAAGGCCTGAACCGGCGCAGCCGCAGTCGGGCCATCTACGTCATGGACACCACCGGCCGCGTCATGGCCACCAGCAACTGGCGCGACGTCGACAGCTACCTAGGGGAAGACCTGTCGTTCCGCGCCTACTTTCAGAATGCCGTGCGCGGCCAGCCCGGACGTTTCTACGGGATCGGCAGCACCAACGGCGAACCCGGTTATTACCTGGCCCACGGCCTCGAAGAACACGGCAAGATCATCGGCGTCGCGGTGGTCAAGGTGCGCCTGGAAGCCATGGAAGAACGCTGGCAGCGAGCGCGCCTGGAAGCGTTCGTCAGCGATGAAAACGGCATTATCATTCTGTCCAGCGACCCGGCGCGGCGCCTGAAATCAGTCGTACCGCTGAGCGACGAGACCAAGGAAAAACTCGCCCGCAGCCTGCAGTACTACTGGTTCCCGCTGAACGAGCTGCAACCGCTGGCCCGGGAAACCCTGTCCGAAGGCGTTGAAAAACTCACCTTCCCGGCCAACAGCGAAGTGCCGAGCCAACAGGACCGCGATGAAGAAAACATCAGCTACCTGGCGCAAACCCGGCCGCTGAGTGATACCCCGTGGAATTTCACCCTGCTCACCCCGTTGCAGGATCTGCGGCGCGAGGCGATCAATCAGGGGATTCTGGTGGCCGTGGCGTTTGCCTTGGTGGCGTTCCTGCTGATCGCCTGGAACGAACGGCGCAAGGTCATCGCCACCCGCCTCGCTGCCCGCGAAGCCCTGCAGGAAGCCAACAATCAGCTGGAACGTCGGATTACCGAACGCACCGCCGACCTGCGTGCCAGCAACGACCGGCTCAAGAGTCAGATCCGCGAACGGCGTCAGGCCGAAGAGACGTTGCGCCGCGCCCAGGACGAACTGGTGCAGGCCGGCAAACTCGCGGCCATCGGCCAGATGTCGACCAGCATCGCCCACGAACTGAACCAGCCGCTGGCGGCGATGCGCACGCTGTCGGGCAACACCATCCGCTTCCTTGAGCGCGGCCAGCTCGATGTCGCCAGCACCAACCTCAAGACCATCAACGAGCTGATCGACCGCATGGGCCGGATCACCGCCAGCCTGCGGTCCTTCGCCCGGCGCGGCGACGACAAGGGCCGCGCCAGCCTCGGCAAAGCGGTGGATGCCGCGCTGCAAGTGCTCGGCGCCCGTGTCGAAAGTGCTTCCCTGCAACTGCATCGCCAGTTCGACGATGTGCAGGTGCAGATCGATCAGACCCGCCTGGAGCAGATTCTGGTCAACCTGATCGGCAACGCCCTCGACGCCATGCAGGCGCAACCGCTGCCGGAGCTGTGGCTGGAAGGCGAAGAATTCAACGGAAAATATCGCCTGCGGGTGCGCGACAACGGCCACGGCATCGACGCTGAAGCGCGCAAGCACCTGTTCGAACCGTTCTTCACCACCAAGCCCGGCGAACAGGGCCTGGGCCTCGGCCTGACCCTGTCGGCCAGCCTGGCCGCCGCCACTGGCGGGCATCTGGGTGTCGAACACCCGGCCAGCGGTGGTACCACCTTCGTCCTCAGTTTACCGTTGGTAAGCCCTATTCCTGCCGAGCCAATATGAACAACGACCTTAGTGTGCTGATCGTCGAAGACGATCCCCATGTGCTGCTCGGCTGCCAGCAGGCGCTGACCCTCGAAGACATCCCCTGCATCGGCGTGGGCAGTGCCGAAGAGGCGCTGGAGCAGGTCGGCGACAACTTCGCCGGGATCGTCATCAGCGACATTCGCCTGCCGGGCATCGACGGCCTGGAACTGCTGACCCGGCTCAAGCAACGCGACCGCAGCCTGCCGGTGGTGCTGATCACCGGACACGGCGACATCTCCATGGCCGTCGGCGCGATGCAGAAAGGCGCCTACGACTTCATGGAAAAACCGTTCTCCCCTGAGCGTTTGGTCGATGTGGCCCGCCGCGCGCTGGAACAACGCAGCCTGAATCGCGAGGTCTCGTCCCTGCGCCGGCAACTGGCCGAGCGCGATTCCCTTGAAGGGCGAATCATCGGCCGTTCGCCGGCCATGCAGAACCTGCGCGAACTGATCGCCAACGTCGCCGACACCTCGGCCAACGTGCTGATCGAAGGCGAAACCGGCACCGGCAAGGAACTGGTCGCCCGCTGCCTGCACGATTTCAGCCGTCGTCATACCAAACAGTTCGTCGCGCTGAACTGCGGCGGTCTGCCGGAAAACCTGTTCGAAAGCGAAATCTTCGGCCACGAAGCCAACGCCTTCACCGGCGCCGGCAAACGGCGGATCGGCAAGATCGAACACGCCGACGGCGGCACGCTGTTCCTCGACGAAGTGGAAAGCATGCCGCTGCCGTTGCAGATAAAACTGCTGCGGGTGTTGCAGGAACGCACCCTTGAACGCCTCGGCTCGAACCAGAGCGTGGCGGTGGATTGCCGGGTGATTGCGGCCACCAAATCCGACCTCGACGAATCGAGCAAGGCCGGGGAATTTCGCAGCGACTTGTACTACCGCCTCAACGTGGTGACGCTGGAACTGCCGCCCCTGCGCGAGCGCCGCGAAGACATCCTGCAACTGTTCGAACACTTCACCCAGCAATCAGCCCTGCGCTTCGACCGCGCGCTGCCGGAGCTGGACAACCAGACCCTGTCGAGCCTGATGAGCCACGACTGGCCGGGCAACGTGCGCGAACTGCGCAACGTCGCCGAGCGTTTTGCCCTCGGTCTGCCGGCGTTCAAGAAAACCGGTGCGGGCAGCGCGGGCCAGGGACTGGCGTTCGCCGAAGCGGTGGAAGCGTTCGAACGCAACCTGCTCAGCGACGCCCTGCAACGCAGCGGCGGCAACCTGACCCAGGCCAGCCTGGAACTGGGCATGGCCAAGACCACGCTGTTCGACAAAGTGAAAAAATACGGCCTGAGCCATTAAGCGAGAACGACGTGGATCTGATTTTCAAGGCAATGCTCGGTGCGGCAGTGGTGGTGATCCTCGCCATGCTGGCCAAGACCAAAAACTACTACATCGCCGGGCTGGTACCGCTGTTCCCGACCTTCGCCCTGATTGCCCACTACATCGTCGGCAAGGGCCGCTCGATCGACGACCTGAAGACCACCATCGTCTTCGGCATGTGGTCGATCATTCCGTACTTCGTGTATCTGGCGACGCTGTACGTGATGGTCGACCGCATGCGCCTTGAAGCTTCGCTGGCGGTCGCGGCGGTGGCGTGGTTGATGGCGGCGACAGTGCTGGTGTCGGTGTGGGTACGGCTTCACGCCTGAATCAGAGCAGGTTGTGTTCCGCCACCGGTTCGATCTGCGCCCAATGCGACGTGTCTTCGCGATGCTCGCGCAGATACGGCAACACCGCCGCCAGCAATGGCTCCTTGAACGCTTCCTGAAAGCGGTGCGCCAGCCCCGGAATCAACCGCAGCTGACTGCCACGAATGTGCGCCGCCAGGTGCACGCCGTGCATCACCGGCAGCAGCGGATCCGCCGTGCCATGCACCACCAGCGTCGGGACCCGCAGTTGATTGAGCAACGCCACCCGGCTCGGTTCGGCGAGGATCGCCATGATCTGGCGCTTCACGCCTTCAGGGTTGAACGCCCGGTCATAGGACAGCGCCGCCTGATGCAGCAACGCCTGCCGATCATCACTGACTGAAGGACTGCCCAGCGCCGCCAGCAGATCGGCCTGTTGTTCCAGCGCGATCTGGCGATTGGGTGCGCCACGCCGTGACAACAATTGCACCAACGCCGCACTCGGTGCCGGCAGCCCTTCGGCGCCGGAGCTGGTCATGATCAGCGTCAGGCTCTCGACCCGTTGCGGCGCCATCGCCGCCATGTGCTGGGCGATCATCCCGCCCATGCTCGCGCCGAGCACGTGGAATTGCTCGACGTGCAACGCGTCCATCAGGCCCAGCGCATCGTCGGCCATGTCGGTCAGGCTGTAAGGCGCCGCCACCGGCAGGCCGAGTTTGTAGCGCAGTACTTCAAAGGTCAGGTTGGCCTCAGTGGGCGTCTGACGCCAGGTCGACAGACCGACATCGCGGTTGTCATAACGGATCACCCGAAAACCCTGCTGACACAGCGCGACCACCACTTCATCCGGCCAGTGGATCAACTGCCCGCCCAGGCCCATCACCAGCAACAGCGCCGGATCCGACGCACGGCCGATGCTCTGGTACGCCAGGCTCACCTGCTCCAGATCGACCCGTTCGGTCGGTACATTGACGTCGCAACGCGACGCCGCATAGGACGCCGGAACGAAAAAAACCGCGGCCAACAACGCCGCGATTGCAA
The window above is part of the Pseudomonas fluorescens genome. Proteins encoded here:
- the glpD gene encoding glycerol-3-phosphate dehydrogenase produces the protein MSTSTLRTPPISEIYDLAVIGGGINGVGIAADAAGRGLSVFLCEKDDLASHTSSASSKLIHGGLRYLEHYEFRLVREALAEREVLLAKAPHIVKPMRFVLPHRPHLRPAWMIRAGLFLYDHLGKREKLAGSKSLKFGADSALKSEISKGFEYSDCWVDDARLVVLNAMAAREKGAHIHTQTRCVSARRAKGLWHLNLERADGSLFSITAKALVNAAGPWVAKFIRDDLKMESPYGIRLIQGSHIIVPKLYEGDHAHILQNEDQRIVFTIPYLNNLTLIGTTDREYTGDPAKVAITDGETDYLLKVVNAHFKKQISRDDILHTYSGVRPLCNDESDNPSAVTRDYTLALSGSTEEAPLLSVFGGKLTTYRKLAESAMAQLMPFFTQMRPSWTATATLPGGEDMTTPQALSALIRDKFDWVPTEIARRWATTYGSRTWRMLEGVDTLADMGEHIGGGLYTREVDYLCSEEWATTAHDILWRRSKLGLFTTPAEQERLAAYLNKVEQNRSKIEAA
- the glpK gene encoding glycerol kinase GlpK, with amino-acid sequence MTDIQNKNYIIALDQGTTSSRAIIFDRDANVVCTAQREFAQHYPQAGWVEHDPMEIFATQSAVMVEALAQAGLHHDQVAAIGITNQRETTVVWDKTTGRPVYNAIVWQCRRSTEICQQLKRDGHEDYIRDTTGLVTDPYFSGTKLKWILDNVEGSRERARNGELLFGTVDSWLIWKFTGGKVHVTDYTNASRTMLFNIHTLEWDAKMLEILDIPREMLPEVKASSEIYGRTKSGIAIGGIAGDQQAALFGQMCVEPGQAKNTYGTGCFLLMNTGDKAVKSQHGMLTTIACGPRGEVAYALEGAVFNGGSTVQWLRDELKIVNDAHDTEYFANKVKDSNGVYLVPAFTGLGAPYWDPYARGALFGLTRGVRVDHIIRAALESIAYQTRDVLDAMQQDSGERLKALRVDGGAVANNFLMQFQADILGTQVERPKMRETTALGAAYLAGLACGFWGSLEELRGKAVIEREFEPSLDEAAKEKLYKGWKKAVSRTRDWEREDAE
- a CDS encoding amino acid ABC transporter permease codes for the protein MNYNWDWGVFFKSTGVGSETYLDWFISGLGWTIAIAVVAWIIALLLGSLLGIMRTVPNRIVAGIATCYVELFRNVPLLVQLFIWYFLVPDMLPQNLQDWYKQDLNPTTSAYLSVVVCLGLFTAARVCEQVRTGIQALPRGQESAARAMGFKLPQIYWNVLLPQAYRIIIPPLTSEFLNVFKNSSVASLIGLMELLAQTKQTAEFSANLFEAFTLATLIYFTLNMSLMLLMRMVEKKVAVPGLISVGGK
- a CDS encoding DeoR/GlpR family transcriptional regulator, translating into MNLPPRQQQILELVRERGYVSIEEMATLFVVTPQTIRRDINQLAEANLLRRYHGGAAYDSSVENTAYAMRADQMRDEKQRIGEAIAAQIPDHASLFINIGTTTESIARALLNHSHLKIITNNLHVASMLSAKDDFDVLLTGGNVRRDGGVVGQASVDFINQFKVDFALVGISGIDEDGSLLDFDYQEVRVSQAIIANARQVILAADSSKFGRNAMIRLGPISLIDCLVTDQQPVPALAQLLSQHKIRLEVV
- a CDS encoding glutamate/aspartate ABC transporter substrate-binding protein, producing MRIVPHILGAAIAAALISTPVFAAELTGTLKKINDSGTITLGHRDSSIPFSYIADASGKPVGYSHDIQVAIVEALKKDLNKPDLNAKYNLVTSQTRIPLVQNGTVDIECGSTTNNAERAQQVDFTVNIFEIGTRLLVKKDKEGKPSYADFADLKGKNVVTTAGTTSERIIKAMNADKQMGMNVISAKDHGESFQMLESGRAVAFMMDDALLAGEEAKAKKPDDWVITGTPQSFEAYACMVRKDDPAFKKAVDDAIVALYKSGEINKIYSKWFESPIPPKGLNLNFPMSEKVKELIANPSDKPAPDVKI
- a CDS encoding MIP/aquaporin family protein yields the protein MTTALQQPSLSSQCLAEFLGTALLIFFGTGCVAALKVAGASFGLWEISIIWGVGVSMAIYLTAGVSGAHLNPAVSIALSIFADFEKRKLPFYILAQIAGAFCGALLVYTLYSNLFFDYEQTHHMVRGTEASLELASVFSTFPNPALSTAQAFLVEMIITAILMGVIMSLTDDNNGLPKGPLAPLLIGLLIAVIGSSMGPLTGFAMNPARDFGPKLMTFFAGWGEISFTGAREIPYFLIPIFAPIVGACLGAAGYRGLIARHLTGATPATKDAEPAIDGKPRTS